In Desulfurobacteriaceae bacterium, a single genomic region encodes these proteins:
- a CDS encoding DEAD/DEAH box helicase, translated as MEFTFSNLSPKVQKSLEEMGFENPTPIQKEAIPTALQGYDIVGQAQTGTGKTAAFGIPLVEKIDPRERAVKAIVLTPTRELAIQVAHELSLIGKNKGISAYPIYGGVSIEKQINILKRGKKQIIVGTPGRVKDLINRGILRLDNVKFAVLDEADQMLDMGFIDDIEEILEKTPKEKQTLFFSATMPSEIRKLINRYLKRGYKTVRIGKDLITPKVHQKVILVKSEDKLKVLEKVLRENQETFTIVFVKTKRDAAELEKKLQDKGIKARAIHGDLSQRARENVMKSFKEGRIKTLVATDVAARGIDIKNVGLVVNYELPENPESYVHRIGRTGRAGREGVAISLVADSEKRRLYRIKGLKNVKPERFKYNNLKALKEEILSLNPEKIPEEAKKLSRELLKEMDAEKLVSFFISRLLQS; from the coding sequence ATGGAATTTACGTTCAGCAACCTTAGCCCAAAAGTTCAAAAATCTTTAGAAGAAATGGGATTTGAAAACCCAACTCCTATACAAAAAGAAGCTATTCCAACTGCACTTCAAGGATATGACATTGTAGGGCAAGCCCAGACAGGAACAGGAAAAACTGCCGCTTTTGGTATTCCCCTTGTAGAAAAAATAGACCCAAGAGAAAGAGCTGTTAAAGCAATTGTCCTTACACCAACAAGAGAACTTGCAATTCAGGTAGCCCATGAACTTTCTCTAATAGGAAAAAATAAAGGAATTTCTGCATATCCAATTTACGGTGGCGTTTCTATAGAAAAGCAGATAAACATCTTAAAAAGAGGAAAAAAACAAATAATTGTTGGAACTCCCGGAAGAGTAAAGGATCTAATAAACAGGGGCATCCTTAGACTTGATAATGTTAAGTTTGCAGTTCTTGATGAAGCAGACCAAATGCTTGATATGGGATTTATCGACGACATAGAAGAAATCTTAGAAAAAACTCCAAAAGAGAAACAAACTCTTTTCTTTTCCGCTACTATGCCAAGCGAAATAAGAAAGCTTATAAACAGATACTTAAAACGTGGCTATAAGACTGTGAGAATTGGAAAAGATTTAATAACTCCAAAAGTTCATCAGAAAGTTATTCTTGTAAAGAGTGAGGATAAGCTTAAAGTTCTTGAGAAAGTATTAAGAGAGAATCAAGAAACATTTACAATCGTTTTCGTTAAAACAAAGCGTGATGCAGCAGAACTTGAGAAGAAATTACAAGACAAAGGAATAAAAGCAAGAGCAATTCATGGTGATCTTTCTCAAAGAGCAAGAGAAAACGTTATGAAGTCCTTTAAGGAAGGAAGGATAAAAACCTTAGTTGCAACCGACGTAGCCGCAAGAGGAATTGACATTAAGAACGTTGGGCTTGTTGTAAACTACGAGCTTCCAGAGAACCCAGAAAGTTACGTTCACAGAATCGGAAGAACAGGAAGAGCTGGAAGAGAGGGAGTAGCAATAAGCCTTGTTGCCGATAGTGAAAAAAGAAGACTTTACAGAATAAAAGGTTTAAAAAATGTAAAACCTGAAAGATTCAAATACAACAACCTAAAAGCATTAAAAGAAGAGATACTCTCTCTAAATCCGGAAAAAATTCCAGAAGAAGCTAAAAAGCTTAGTAGAGAGCTGTTGAAAGAAATGGATGCAGAAAAGCTAGTATCTTTCTTTATTTCAAGACTACTCCAAAGCTAA
- a CDS encoding cold shock domain-containing protein — protein MEKYTGTVKWFDAKKGYGFITADNGQDVFVHYTGISGNGFRTLEEGERVSFNVQESEKGLKAVEVERL, from the coding sequence ATGGAGAAGTACACAGGAACAGTTAAGTGGTTCGACGCTAAGAAAGGCTACGGCTTTATCACAGCTGATAACGGACAGGACGTTTTCGTTCACTACACAGGAATCTCTGGAAATGGATTCAGAACTCTTGAAGAAGGAGAAAGAGTTTCTTTTAACGTTCAGGAAAGTGAAAAAGGTCTTAAAGCTGTAGAAGTAGAAAGACTTTAA
- the truD gene encoding tRNA pseudouridine(13) synthase TruD, producing MAKIKRDPKDFKVVEVLKKPLREKGTYKVYRLYKVGLETQEAINIIAKISKISPKVISYGGLKDKNAETLQFLSIPGKFKLREISKENLKLSFVGYLQESITPSLVKGNFFEIVVRGGKLKEDRIKILEEVGIPNYYGEQRFTPVRNGEFFAKYISKKDLKGAILYLFTPAGWEGSKIKKGKKLFIEGKFEAASKFFTGWRKKVCFFLSKNPRGFKEAFKLIPKSEIEFQMNVLQSYLFNEWLKKLIEERTKNFLSFKYKLGFMLFPLERVELPRELPVFHPESSNSFYEEKLKELGIEIEGLLKFRGLFHRFRRETFVFPKEFKVENLTEGIRLKFFLPSGSYATNVVRFLYDAV from the coding sequence TTGGCAAAGATAAAAAGAGATCCTAAGGACTTTAAAGTTGTAGAGGTCTTAAAGAAACCCTTAAGAGAGAAAGGGACTTATAAGGTCTATAGACTTTACAAAGTAGGCCTTGAAACACAAGAAGCTATAAATATCATAGCAAAAATTTCAAAAATTTCTCCAAAGGTGATTTCTTATGGAGGACTAAAAGACAAGAATGCAGAAACTTTACAGTTCCTTTCTATTCCAGGGAAATTTAAGTTAAGGGAAATATCTAAGGAAAATTTAAAGTTATCTTTTGTGGGATACCTTCAGGAATCAATTACTCCTTCTTTAGTAAAAGGAAACTTTTTTGAAATAGTAGTTAGAGGGGGAAAATTAAAAGAGGATAGGATAAAGATTCTAGAAGAAGTAGGAATTCCAAATTACTACGGGGAACAAAGATTTACTCCTGTTAGAAATGGAGAATTTTTTGCAAAATACATATCAAAGAAAGATTTAAAAGGAGCTATTCTCTATCTTTTCACTCCTGCCGGTTGGGAAGGTTCAAAAATTAAGAAAGGAAAAAAGCTATTTATAGAAGGAAAGTTTGAGGCTGCAAGTAAATTTTTTACAGGTTGGAGAAAAAAAGTTTGTTTCTTTCTTTCAAAAAATCCAAGAGGATTTAAGGAAGCATTCAAACTTATTCCAAAGTCGGAAATTGAATTCCAAATGAACGTTTTACAAAGCTATCTTTTTAACGAGTGGCTAAAAAAGTTGATAGAGGAAAGGACTAAAAACTTCTTATCTTTCAAGTACAAACTTGGATTTATGCTTTTCCCTTTAGAAAGAGTGGAACTTCCTAGAGAATTACCTGTCTTTCATCCTGAAAGTTCAAATTCCTTTTATGAAGAAAAGCTGAAAGAACTTGGGATAGAAATAGAAGGGCTCTTAAAATTTAGGGGACTTTTCCATAGGTTTAGAAGAGAGACTTTTGTTTTTCCAAAAGAATTTAAGGTAGAAAACCTAACTGAAGGGATACGTTTAAAATTCTTCTTACCTTCCGGTTCTTACGCAACAAACGTAGTAAGGTTTTTGTACGATGCCGTTTGA
- a CDS encoding bifunctional diguanylate cyclase/phosphodiesterase, with translation MFYLAIYDSLTGLYNRRFIKKFLNKTFSAVLFIDLDHFKLINDVYGHDVGDKVLKVVAERIKEETKEPNVACRLGGDEFLVVLSGLGKDRYRALEKAKNVAKRISKRISEPIVLDKNEKDFILTCSIGILAFSGEYSSKEILKFSDIAGHEAKKDGRNRIHFFDSSLKERVELEERIGNLLRKAILNNDLEVSYQPQVYIERFLQQPKIIGAEALARWSDKEIGNVSSKVFIPIAEESGLSSELGLLVLTKVTERLLEWQNDKRKREWRISVNVSYHQLIRDDFIKNVKEILENSKVPPSKICFEITENILVKDIQKAKEILNYLRSLGLSLSLDDFGTGYSSLGYLQELPIDEIKIDRSFITGINKNPKSQQLVKAIVSIGKIFKTQVLAEGVETKEELQTLLNLGCKFFQGFLFGKPQKDL, from the coding sequence ATTTTCTACTTAGCAATTTATGACTCTTTAACGGGACTTTACAACAGAAGATTCATTAAAAAGTTTCTTAATAAAACGTTTAGTGCTGTTCTCTTCATAGACCTTGACCATTTTAAACTCATTAACGACGTATACGGCCACGATGTAGGAGATAAAGTTTTAAAAGTAGTGGCAGAAAGAATAAAAGAAGAAACCAAAGAACCTAACGTCGCTTGTAGGTTGGGAGGAGACGAATTCTTAGTTGTATTAAGTGGTCTTGGCAAGGACAGGTATCGGGCCCTTGAAAAAGCAAAGAACGTAGCAAAGAGGATCTCTAAAAGGATAAGTGAGCCCATAGTCCTTGATAAAAATGAGAAGGATTTTATTCTTACCTGTAGTATAGGAATTCTAGCCTTCTCTGGAGAATACTCCTCTAAGGAAATTCTCAAGTTCTCTGATATAGCTGGACACGAAGCGAAAAAAGACGGAAGAAACAGAATCCACTTCTTTGATTCATCCTTAAAAGAACGAGTGGAGTTAGAAGAAAGAATAGGGAACTTACTTAGAAAAGCAATACTTAACAATGATTTAGAGGTTTCCTATCAACCTCAGGTTTATATTGAGCGTTTTCTGCAGCAACCTAAAATTATAGGAGCAGAAGCATTAGCCAGATGGTCTGACAAAGAAATAGGAAATGTTTCTTCAAAAGTCTTTATTCCCATAGCTGAAGAAAGTGGACTGTCAAGCGAGTTAGGGCTTCTTGTTTTGACTAAAGTAACAGAACGTCTTCTAGAATGGCAAAATGATAAAAGAAAAAGAGAGTGGCGTATAAGTGTAAACGTAAGTTATCATCAGTTGATCCGTGATGACTTTATAAAGAATGTAAAAGAAATTCTAGAAAATTCAAAAGTACCTCCTTCAAAAATTTGCTTTGAAATAACAGAAAACATTCTTGTCAAAGATATTCAGAAAGCGAAAGAAATTTTAAATTACCTTCGAAGCTTAGGTTTATCATTATCGCTTGATGACTTTGGTACAGGATACTCTTCTTTAGGTTATCTCCAAGAATTACCAATTGATGAAATTAAAATAGACAGATCTTTCATAACTGGAATTAACAAAAATCCCAAAAGTCAGCAACTGGTTAAGGCAATAGTATCAATTGGAAAGATATTCAAAACACAAGTATTGGCTGAAGGTGTGGAAACAAAAGAAGAACTTCAAACACTTTTAAATTTGGGATGTAAATTTTTCCAAGGATTTCTCTTTGGAAAACCTCAAAAAGACCTATGA
- a CDS encoding FIST N-terminal domain-containing protein: protein MKNFSFKDARELIKDFQIEKIAFLTPEKSVIFIFCANGIEELQKVGRFFRENTKTQVVGCTTAGNIFNSKLYEEGIVVSILEIEEGVISLAYADEKDDYLNGKIVASSFSKLLNENETALLILLTDGTYTEGEEVLRGIFEVSNNFSVVGGKAGNKNILSETAVLINDKVTTHGTVGVLLKEKDVKYKPDFLFDWKEIGREYLVTKSRKNRVFSINHLPAVEFYRKYLGNEVAKELPVTGIEYPLIFREKNIPIARACIKKHKDGSLSFSGNVPEGTKVRLGCGSLRDKDKYLSKFHELASSFHCFFIFSCTARKTFLGDIVKEELKVFNVPNCGFFTFGEYFSKYLLNETLTVVGLGDRKKEEKEIGEKKEEEKKKGILHSLTHLIAEISKEYDQLKDAINNSGFGLLILNEVKGKRVCVFASESLKEILGYDSEDFILGKVNYSIIHPADRNKIKMMRDKLINSKVASTRIDYRIILPNQEQRWIRSYVKVIEKGKEVILSFEDITDKKVSEERRFST, encoded by the coding sequence ATGAAAAACTTCTCTTTTAAAGATGCAAGAGAACTAATAAAAGATTTCCAGATAGAAAAAATAGCATTCCTTACTCCAGAGAAAAGTGTTATCTTTATCTTCTGTGCCAACGGAATAGAAGAACTACAAAAAGTAGGAAGATTTTTTAGGGAAAATACAAAAACCCAAGTTGTTGGGTGCACAACTGCGGGAAACATTTTTAATTCCAAGCTTTATGAAGAAGGAATCGTTGTTAGTATTCTTGAAATAGAGGAAGGAGTAATTTCCTTAGCTTATGCTGATGAAAAAGACGATTACTTAAATGGAAAAATAGTAGCCAGCAGTTTTTCAAAACTTCTAAATGAAAATGAAACTGCTCTATTAATCCTCTTAACAGATGGAACCTACACAGAAGGAGAAGAAGTATTAAGGGGAATTTTTGAAGTCTCTAATAATTTTTCCGTAGTAGGAGGAAAAGCAGGAAATAAAAACATACTTTCCGAAACAGCAGTTCTAATAAACGACAAAGTAACTACCCATGGCACAGTAGGAGTTTTACTAAAAGAGAAAGATGTGAAATATAAACCAGACTTCCTCTTTGACTGGAAAGAAATAGGTAGAGAATATTTAGTTACAAAGTCAAGGAAAAACCGTGTTTTTTCCATCAACCATTTACCTGCCGTTGAGTTTTATAGAAAATATTTGGGAAACGAAGTTGCCAAAGAATTACCAGTAACAGGCATTGAGTATCCTTTAATCTTTAGAGAAAAAAACATCCCAATAGCAAGAGCTTGTATAAAAAAACATAAGGATGGATCTTTATCATTTTCTGGTAATGTTCCTGAAGGCACAAAAGTAAGGTTAGGATGTGGTTCTTTAAGGGATAAAGATAAGTATCTGAGCAAGTTCCACGAATTGGCAAGCAGTTTCCACTGTTTTTTTATTTTTTCTTGCACTGCAAGAAAAACTTTCCTTGGTGATATAGTAAAAGAGGAATTAAAAGTTTTTAATGTTCCAAATTGTGGTTTCTTTACTTTTGGAGAATATTTTTCCAAGTATCTCCTAAACGAAACGCTAACAGTTGTTGGATTAGGGGATAGGAAAAAAGAGGAAAAGGAAATAGGAGAAAAAAAAGAAGAAGAGAAAAAGAAAGGTATTTTACATTCGCTAACACACCTTATTGCAGAAATTTCTAAGGAATACGACCAGTTGAAAGATGCTATAAACAATAGTGGTTTTGGACTTCTTATATTGAACGAAGTAAAAGGAAAACGGGTTTGCGTTTTTGCTTCGGAATCTCTAAAAGAAATTCTAGGTTATGATTCAGAAGACTTTATTCTTGGAAAAGTTAACTATTCTATTATACATCCTGCCGATAGGAACAAGATAAAAATGATGAGAGATAAGTTAATCAACAGTAAGGTTGCTTCTACAAGAATTGACTACAGAATAATTCTCCCAAACCAAGAACAAAGGTGGATACGATCTTACGTGAAAGTCATCGAAAAAGGAAAGGAAGTTATTCTTTCTTTCGAGGATATAACTGATAAAAAAGTGTCAGAAGAAAGAAGATTTTCTACTTAG
- the serA gene encoding phosphoglycerate dehydrogenase, whose translation MFKVLVTEHIAEAGIELLRKQPDVELTYDPELFRNFDKILEIIPEYDALITRSGTPVNKELLERGKKLKVVGRAGVGVDNIDLEEASRRGILVVNAPTGNTLAATEHTMGMMIAAARLIPYAHKSLKEERRWDRKKFMGVELAGKTLGIIGFGRIGSRVGIRAKAFDMKVIAYDPYIKREKAERLGVELVDDLDELLRRSDIITVHTPLTDETRNMITKKEIEKMKDGVIILNIARGGIINEKDLYEALVSGKVRAAAVDVFSKEPATDNILLDAPNIVVTPHIGANTFESQTNVAVIIANQVLAALRGEEVEFAVNAPYDDTAAAKTLKPYMELAEKLGLFAVQVACSRSKEIVLEFRGDLGEDVKPLTTAFLKGFLEKIVDIPVNLINAPFLAKEKGITIVEVKRPEGINFKKLIRVSCKSDAGEFTIAGTVMDDKFPKIVEINGFLFELTPEGKLLLIKNFDVPGVIGKIGSILGKYNVNIAGFQLGRVERGKEAKGVILVDDDVPQEALNEIKNIPEILEVKQISL comes from the coding sequence ATGTTTAAGGTTCTTGTTACGGAACACATAGCAGAAGCTGGTATTGAACTTTTAAGGAAGCAACCAGACGTGGAACTAACCTACGACCCTGAACTTTTTAGGAACTTTGACAAGATCCTTGAAATCATCCCTGAATACGATGCTCTTATCACAAGAAGTGGAACGCCTGTAAATAAGGAACTTCTTGAGAGAGGAAAGAAGCTAAAGGTTGTAGGAAGAGCGGGGGTTGGAGTTGACAATATTGACCTGGAAGAAGCGTCTCGCCGCGGAATTTTGGTTGTAAATGCACCAACAGGAAACACTTTGGCGGCTACAGAACACACAATGGGAATGATGATAGCTGCGGCAAGGCTTATTCCTTATGCTCACAAATCTTTGAAAGAAGAAAGAAGATGGGATAGAAAGAAGTTTATGGGAGTAGAACTTGCCGGTAAAACCCTTGGAATTATCGGTTTTGGAAGGATAGGTTCAAGGGTCGGAATAAGAGCAAAGGCTTTTGATATGAAAGTAATAGCCTATGACCCTTATATTAAAAGAGAAAAAGCCGAAAGACTTGGAGTGGAACTCGTTGATGATCTTGACGAACTTCTTCGCCGTTCAGACATCATTACTGTTCACACTCCTTTAACCGATGAAACCCGCAATATGATTACCAAGAAAGAAATTGAAAAAATGAAGGATGGCGTTATCATCCTCAACATTGCAAGGGGTGGAATAATAAACGAGAAAGACCTTTACGAGGCTTTAGTAAGTGGTAAGGTAAGAGCTGCTGCTGTTGATGTTTTCTCTAAAGAACCTGCCACAGATAATATCTTGCTTGATGCTCCAAACATCGTTGTTACTCCTCACATTGGTGCAAACACTTTTGAATCTCAAACAAATGTTGCAGTAATAATTGCAAACCAAGTTCTTGCTGCTCTTCGTGGAGAAGAAGTAGAGTTTGCAGTTAATGCTCCATACGATGATACAGCTGCTGCTAAAACTTTAAAACCTTACATGGAGCTTGCGGAAAAGCTAGGACTTTTTGCTGTTCAGGTTGCTTGTTCTAGGTCTAAGGAGATTGTCCTTGAATTTAGAGGAGATTTAGGGGAAGATGTTAAACCTCTTACAACAGCCTTCCTAAAAGGTTTCTTAGAAAAGATTGTTGATATTCCAGTAAACCTCATCAATGCACCATTTTTAGCAAAGGAAAAAGGAATTACTATTGTTGAAGTAAAAAGACCAGAAGGAATTAACTTTAAGAAACTAATAAGGGTTTCTTGTAAATCTGATGCTGGAGAGTTTACAATCGCCGGAACGGTTATGGATGATAAATTCCCTAAGATTGTTGAGATTAATGGCTTCCTATTTGAACTTACTCCGGAAGGGAAACTTCTACTTATCAAGAACTTTGACGTTCCAGGAGTTATCGGAAAGATTGGTTCTATACTTGGAAAGTACAACGTAAACATTGCAGGATTTCAGCTTGGAAGAGTTGAAAGAGGTAAAGAAGCTAAGGGAGTTATCCTGGTTGACGATGACGTTCCTCAAGAAGCTCTTAATGAAATTAAAAATATCCCAGAGATTTTAGAGGTTAAGCAGATAAGTCTTTAA